Proteins co-encoded in one Chrysemys picta bellii isolate R12L10 chromosome 13, ASM1138683v2, whole genome shotgun sequence genomic window:
- the LOC135975477 gene encoding olfactory receptor 6N1-like: protein MADTTEGNKTSITGFILLGFGNLHELQILLFPLFLVIYIVTVAGNILFIALVLADQHLHTPMYFFLGNLSCLETCYSSTILPRLLASLLTGDRTISVSGCLVQFDIFGSLLATECCLLSMMSYDRYLAVCKPLHYAAHMTRRFSFQLAAGSWLSGSVVSTIEACWLSQLIFCGPNEIDHFLCDYTPLIKLSCSDTSWMVLVNFLLSFIFILPPFLLTLTSYVCIIHAVLRIPSSTGREKAFSTCSSHLIIITIFYGTVFIVYMLPDTAALNKVFSIFYSVLTPIVNPLIYSLRNKEVKEALRKALSKTMTFITNHKLFSRHLL from the coding sequence ATGGCAGACACAACAGAGGGAAATAAAACGTCCATTACTGGATTCATCCTCCTGGGCTTTGGGAATCTCCATGAActtcaaattcttctcttcccgctgtttctagtgatctacattgtgACTGTGGCCGGGAACATCCTCTTCATTGCACTAGTTttggctgatcagcaccttcacacccccatgtatttcttcctggggaacttgtcctgcctggagacctgctacagctccaccatcctgcccaggttgctggccagtctcctgactggggacagaaccatttctgtgAGTGGCTGCCTCGTACAATTTGATATCTTTGGTTCTCTTTTAGCTACAGAATGTTGTCTCTTATCGATGATGTCTTACGATCGGTATTTAGCCGTATGCAAACCTCTGCATTATGCAGCCCACATGACGAGAAGATTTTCCTTCCAGCTAGCAGCTGGGTCTTGGCTAAGTGGGTCTGTGGTCAGCACCATTGAGGCATGTTGGTTATCACAATTGATtttctgtggccccaatgaaattgaccatttccttTGTGATTACACCCCATTGATAAAACTGTCCTGCAGTGACACCAGCTGGATGGTTCTTGTGAATTTCCTTCTCTCCTTTATATTCATTCTTCCTCCATTTCTCTTAACCCTGACATCTTACGTGTGTATCATCCACGCtgtcctgagaatcccttccagcACGGGGAGGGAAAAGgctttctccacctgctcctctcacctcatcatCATCACTATATTCTATGGGACCGTGTTCATTGTCTACATGCTCCCAGACACTGCGGCACTGAACAAAGTGTTCTCCATCTTCTATTCGGTCCTGACTCCCATAgtgaaccccctcatctacagtctgagaaacaaagaggtcaaGGAGGCTCTGAGAAAAGCTCTAAGTAAGACTATGACTTTTATAACCAATCACAAACTTTTTTCTAGGCATTTATTGTAG